The genome window ACTGAAGTTTCCAAGCATGTTCCTTCTGGGGAGAAAACTGTGTTCAGAAACCTAAAACCTTCCTGATCCAGCAAGGTCTGactctctttttgctttgcGGGTATAGGTGACTTCAGCAGAAGAGTATCAGTCATCACTGATCTAAACTGCTCTGAGCCCAGGCAGGCTATGTACACACCATATCCCTGCTGTAGTCTGTGTTCATCCTGcagaataaaattgttttcagaacCTGCACAGACATGTGTAAATGTCCTTCATTTGTTTGGAAAATTCTCGCAactgctgctggtttcttgcCAGGAGCAGCCCCGAGGCTCCTGGTGAAGTAAAGACTttgaaagggaatttttttcataagaCTCAAATGAGGAATTAAAGACAAAACTTTCACTTAAAGAAGAGAGCTGAGTTTCAAGGTGGCATCTTTCAAAAAGGGAATGCAGTACCATGTGGCCAAGAGGGTAGGAGCTCAGTTCAGCCCTACCAGCCATGACTTGGAGCTAACCAGAGACAGCAAGCCAGGCCATCAGCATCCTGCCTTGTTAACCTTGTGAATATGTGCCCAGGCCTTGGGAGGTAACTGGAAGATCGgacagggaagaaagggagaaagggacaACAGCACTGCAAGGCCACACAGCACTGCATGGTTGGGATATCTGGGGCAGGTTTAAGAGCTGAGGCAGGCTGACACGGCAAGGATCCCAGAATTTCAAGAGGCCTGGATCAGCTTGGGTCCTTATgggcttgctccagtgtggtggTATCTCTGTGCACTGGATAGCTCAATAGTGGACATGGTACCTGTGATGTGGTCtcccagtgctgagcagaggggagtGATGTCTTGCTGGCTGCACTCTTGctaatacagcccaggatgcagTTCACCTTCACCACTGCAAGAGTGCATTGCTAACTCCTGGGCAAATTGCTGTTTACCAGGaaccccaagtccttttctgtcAAGCCTCTCCCCTCCGGTTAGGTTGTACGTCCAGGCTGGAGtgcaaatgaatttttaaatgagcagACATATCTCTCAGTCCAGAAATGCTACTCTCAAGTCAGCTCAAACAGCATCACCCTCATGCATTCATGTCCCCACGCATCAGGGCCGCAGGCCCACAGAGGTCTCCAGGGCAGCCAAGGCTGCCTGTGCAGCCCCTTCAGGAACACGGCACTGCCATAGCTCTGCAGGGTGCCCTGGGACCTCAGTCATAGACCTGGCCTGAGAGTCCCAAGTTGTACAGGGTTAATAGCCACAAGCTTTCCTCGAGCTcagcttttcttccaaagacaGAGGAGAGGAACTGTGGCTTCTTTCAAGCCCTAAGTTCAAACTTCCCTCTGTTGCAAAGAAGATCCATAGCCACATTCCCCCTCTGCAGTAGAGTATGGTGGGACTGACTTACCCACATCTCTCATGCCCTCAGGGATGCTGCCACCCTGTTCACACTCCAATCTGTGGTagtttcttccccttcccagcaTAGAGCAATCACCCAGCCATGGACGGGGGAAACTACAGGCAAGGGCTTTGCTGGCTCTGTTGGCTAATCATAGTCTTACAGCCACAGCTCAGTGCAGAGTAGCTGGAACAAGCCATTGGAAGCAATATTGCATCCAGACACCTGAGAACCAAACCACAGACAGAATTAGGTGCAACGGTTGTACTCAGCTGTGTACAACAACCGTACTAAAGGGAGAAAAGCTTATGTTACAGGCTGGGGGACAAACATCAGCAGGGAGAATCAGTGTCAGGTCTTTCACTATGGAacattgaaatatttcagaaaaaaaaaaaaaaaagaaagaaaagaaaaaccagcacAAACCCCCTGCATGCCACACCAGCTCTgcctcagctcagcctgggagcAGAATCAGTTTCACAGCTGACCTGGCCCTGCACTCTCTGAGCAAATAAAtcattttgaaaacagcagCCACCACATCAGCCCTGGGAGAGGTGAGCTCCGCATGTCCCAGGGAGATCTAGCATCCCTTGGGCAGGTATGTCTCCTCGCCCAGGAGAGGACCTGTATAAATCAcctacttccccccctccccgatcCACCACCCTGGGGACTAGACAGAGTGATCCCCACACGCTTATGTGCAGTGTCACAGCAACAGGTAGACACAAGGCAGCAAAGTCTGGCTCCAGGGTTTATTGCAGCTGATTTCTCCCACCATGGGTAGCAGAGCTGTGGGGTGTATGGGGCCGAGGGAGCAGGGCCTGAGCAAAGCAGGGATACACCGATTGCACAGGGAAGGGAACTTGCACtgtctccccctccccaggacaGGAGTGGGCCGCCCACCCCAAACCAGTGCCTGCATCCCAGGGCTGGCCAGCACCACGGCACGGGGTGAAGCTGCCTGTGTGCCCGGGGCTCCGGGCAATTGCTCCTGTTTCAGCTGGTGAtggtgcaggagctgcaggcagcgcaggacgtgtgctggggctggcccAGGGCTGTTGGCAGGCATGGGAACGGGGCACTGAGCTGGGGACGGTGGCACTCCCACAAACTCCTGGGAGGCTGGGTGCTGCGGCACAGTCAGCACACATCTGTGGGTTTGACCAGGATGAGGGAGGATGAGCAGTCGCCATTATCACAGAATCCTGGCCAAAGGATGTGTTTTTTGGCATTGAGCAGGACGTTCTGGCACCTGTCATACCACCAGCCCCCGTAGCTGTTGGCACAGTTCCCACTGTACTGGTCCTGGTCCCTGTCGGTCGTGCTGAACTTCATGTTGTCATGTATGCCACCCTTCTTGGGGTGATAGCTGGTCAGATAGTCATCCCCATCACCAGAAAACCGGCCCAGCCTCAGCGGGTACCCACTGGCCTCGCTCTCCACCCTGAAGATGTCGTACTCGGCGTAATGGGTGACGTTGGCCTTATTCCGCACGATGAAGCGGACCTTGTAGGTGCCCTGCTGTGTCAGCAGGTGCAGGTACTCGGTGCCCAGCCAGTGATCACCCTGCACGTTCCCGAAGCCGTACTTGTAGGTGGTCCAGGATTGCTTCCACGTGATCTCAGTGTCATGAGAGTTTCTCTGGACAACAGTCCAGCCCTTGCCTTCGGTGTCCATGTCACACCACACCACGCGTGGGGGTGACCCTGCCGGCTGGATGACATACACCCCGCTGGGGCTGGTCTTGCGGAGATGGCTGCAGTCTGCGGGGAACCCTGTGAGAGCACAGTGGCAAACACAGGGTGGGGTGGGAGAGAGAAGGCTCATATGAGTCTGTCAGGGCAACAAGGAGCTCCTGTAGGGGAGTGAGGAGTCAGGACAAAAAGGGCTGGTTTTATCTGTGGTCTGCTCCACAGTGTAAAGTGGCTTTTCCACTGGCTCATCCACAGGGCAACCAAAGGTCTCTAAGAGAGAGACCCTGATAAAAGCCCTAGGATCTATTTCTCATGGCTTGCTATTTCATTTGGAGTCTTCTAATGCATCTGGcaaagaaaagaggggaaaaaaatcttccagatGCCAGTGATGTCCTCCAAGTACATCTGGCCCTCACACAAGTCCCTTGGTATACTGAGCTACAGCTTTTGCAAGGATCAGAATTGTCCAAAATGCTCCACTGGATGAGGATAGGTAATAAAAATTTATGTTTTCCCTGGGGGTCATAGTATTGCAAAAGAAGGCTAAGTCCTACATTGATCTTATAAGGATCTCTTCCCCCAGCTTGTTGCAATTTATGTTAGCAGGACTGATCTGTCGTGACTTACTTGCCAAACTTATTTGCTGtctaatttgttttcttgttttgtgtcTGATGAGGGACAATTTGCTGTGGGTAATTTCAATTCAGCCcatgaaattctgcttttctcaggCACACAGGTCTTGCAGGTAGTACCACCCTCCCttgcagagaggaagggaataCTCCTAATCCAacaagagctaaaaaaaaaaaaaaaattgctgggaTGATCTCTCCTAGAACTGAAGTGTGAAAAGACACAAGCACCACAGAGCAATCCTGCCAAGTTATGGAGTTATGGTGTTTGGCCAGAAACCCCTTGGTTTCAGCATGGAGCCACCAAGGGGGTGAGGATGGCTTGACCAGTGTCAGGCTGCTTACCTTACAAGCCATGGCCcaggggtttgtgtgtgtgaggagCTGTTGTGTTGTGCATCAGTCTGGGTGCATGCTCACCTTCCTAGCACCTGAGAGTCAGTGCTGAGCTAGGGAGACACTTTCCTGCTCTGCGCCTTGGTGTCCAGCCAGTGCCCCCCACCACCTCCATACTCACCACTCCGGGAGCTGGCAGTGGGTACTGCTGGGCCAGCGCttgtgcagaggagaagcatcGCCACCACTGTGGGTAGGAGGACAAGGTCCCCACGGAGCCAACTCATCCCAGCCTGGAGCCCTGGGAAGGAAACAGCCCAGAGCCATTAGGATCACTGGGCAGTCCCTTCTGTCCCTGCCAACAGCCCCCAGGGAGCTCAGACCAGGGAAGGACATAGTGCAGGCAGAAGCAGGGTGCTCCTGGGGTGGtagaagctgctgcttcagtgCAGGCTCTGGCCCTGCAGGGCTGAAGTATGATGAGAAATGGCTTTGTCACCCTCCTGAtcagccccttccctgcaccAGACAGCAACCTGCAGATCTTTTCTTGGAACCTACAGTCCAAGAGTAGCTAAGAGAGGACAATGACTTGGCTAGATCTGGGGAGAGTAGTTTGCCAGGGGGAGGGATCACAAGAAACAGTTctttttaatcatagaatcatagaatcatagaatcatagaatggtttgggctggaagggaccttaaagatcatctagttccaacccccctgctacgggcagggacgccctccactagaccacattgcccaaagcctcatccaacctggtcttaaacacttccagggatggggcctccacaacctctctgggcaacctgttccagtgcctcatcactctaacagtaaagaatttctttctaacatctaatctaaatcgaccctccttcagcttaaaccctttaccccttgtcctgtcactacacttcctgatgaacagtccctcaccatctgtcctgtaggccccttcaggtactggtaagccgcaattagatctcaCCGgagtcttcttttctccaggctgaacaagcccaacaATCATGCTTAAGCCTTTTACATAAGTCACTCCAACCCAACGACAGATAGTGAAAAACCTGATCCAAAGGATGGGGTGCACAGATACCAGCTCCGAAGCAGACAGGAGGAAGTCTACTGGGTCCACACAGTGATACAAGCCCAAACCCCCTGTGCTGGCCACCAGCACACCCCTACACCCTGCACTAGCTCAGTTACTGGGGGAGATGCCATCATGCCTGAGGAAGGATCCTTGTGCAACCACATGTACCACATGCATTGGTCAGAAAGGGAAAGGACCAAGTTGAAATCTAGGTCTCCACATTAACCTCTCTTGACAGGACATAGGAATACAGGAAATAGGTAGCCTGGGGAAAGCATAGACTGGCACCAAGCATTTGTGTCGTTTGGTGCTTTAGTCTTGTGTCCTGTCTGCTACCAGGGTGCCTGGCAGCATGCATCACCCAGGCGAGATCATGGCTGCTGTCCTGCTAATCATCTTGTGCCTTTGTATACTCACCCAGTCAGGTCTTGTTTGAGCCCAGCACCACACATGAATGCAGTGTGCCACTGGGAAGATAACTCACCCATCACAACAGCACGGCTGAGCAGAGAGCAGGAACCCAGTGGTGTACCCTCCCATGCCGAGATTTCCATGGTGACTTTATAGGCACTGCACACACCCACTTGTGTTCACACTTGTTATTTGTAGAGGCACTTGCAGATTGTGACTTGAGCAGTTTTCAGATCCCGTGACAGCACAACTAAATCCCCTGAGAGGAGGGAGGCACGCCCTTCCAGCCAGAGAAGTACAAAATAATCCCCTCCATGATAAGGGATTTCAATTATTGACTCTCCCAGCTACACAAACACTACATGTGAATTGCTCATTTGGAGCAAATTCTGGAGACCCATGATCAAACTGAAGTGGAAAGACCCAGCTTTTTAAGGACATACACACAGAAACTAGCAAAGGAGGAGAGATTAGGTCTTCTATTTGCCCACTCCCAAAGGTGACCTTGGAAAGATGAGGACAGGTCCTCAAGCAACATGCCTCCTTGCTAACTCCCTGCCAGAAGCTTTCGGGATCAATGAGTTAAGTCATTGGACTGGAACCAGAGTCCAGCAACCAGAAGTCACTATATACACAGTGTCCCTGGCACCCCAGTCTGCATGTTCTGAGTAGAGGGCAAGGGCGCCAGGTAACAAACaggtccctgtgtgtccctttgccACTCTCCTTCCCAACCCCTGTCTGTGGCCTGGTGAGACCCTGCAGATATCCCCCCAGCACCAGCAATGTGGACCAGAGGTTGCTCCCGCTATGGGAACAAAATGCTCTCAGGACGGATTGTTTGGGAGGGCTGTTCTTCGTGCCAGAAGGTGCAGACAGCTCCACCACTTTGCTAAGCCAGTTTTAAGAGGATAAAGATGTGGCCCTTCTACTTTCTTCTCCTGTGTTGGTTTCAGTAGCCTACTGACCAGATGTCTTCATGGCACAGTTTTAAACCTGGTGTTCACAGCAAGCCAGTGTCAAGCTGACGCTCCCACCAAACTTTCCATACTGCAGGAGCCTACATCAAGCAGTGCAACTTGCAGGTCTGGATGGACAGAGGCATCCAGACCTCTCTGAGGTAAGGGATCCCTGGATCAACTTCCATCTGAACCCTTAGATCTCACCCCTGCTTGTTTGGTTAGAGGTTGGGAGTCCTTGTCTGCAGCCTCATTTAGTTTGGGAGAACCATAAAAGCAGCACTCCCAGGTCCATGGAGGGAAAAGAGCCCAAGCTGCCCTGGGAAGGACCCCAGGCAGAGGGGCTATGTCCCCTTTCTGTGGGGACTGGGGAAGTGGGTGACTTAGGGGCTCCCACGGGCTCCCCCCGGAGCTAATGCCAGCACTGAGCAATGCAACGCCTTGGTGTGTGGTGGGGTGCCTGTACCATGGctggcaggcaggctgctgctggtgagCCACCACTGGCATCACTGCTGGCAACAGGGCTGCCACATGCAGCAGGAACATGGGCCCCACACGTCATGGCATGGAATTCATCCCCCGCCCCTGTGTACAGCAGGCTCCACTGGGCTGCTCCAAATAGTCCACCAGAGACCCTGGGTTTGACTTTAGCACAAATATTCCAGTGGATGGTGTCTTCAAAGCTATCAAACAAAGGTTTCCTAAATCATGCTGACGTGAGACCTCTTTCTAAGATAGCTGCAAGAGGACCTCTGAGCAGATACAGGTTGGAAGCAGAGCTGAGGACAACAACCAGTGGTTGCACTCCAGAGCAGGGGGCACCATGAAGGACTCAAGGGAGAAGAACAAAGGCATGAACCAGGTCTCTGGGAGCAGCCAAGGGTGAACCCTGAGGACACAATGCCCTTGCTGGCGGGGCTCCGTCCTGCTGGGTCTAAGCACAGCAGGCAGAGTTGAGTGTTGGCAACAGGTCCAGGCAAGGCAAGCAGTCAACCGGGTCCAAGATCCTGGACAAAAGGACACAGTGCAAAAGACAGGGCTGAAGATAAACTACAACATGGATCTGAGTAGTCCATCCAGGAAATCAGCTATCTACAGTGTAGGTTTAAGATCCATACAGAAAACAAGGCCAGAGAGGGGACTGGAGACCAGCACTCACACAGTGCTCAAGTTAGGACTCAAGGCCCAGGGCCAAGCTGAAACAGGTCTTATGGGCCCAGGTGAAGGTCCCAGGTCAGACTGGTCACCAGCCATTAAGGCGTACTGGTGCACTCAGGGCCATGACA of Grus americana isolate bGruAme1 chromosome 19, bGruAme1.mat, whole genome shotgun sequence contains these proteins:
- the LOC129215101 gene encoding fibrinogen-like protein 1-like protein, whose amino-acid sequence is MEISAWEGTPLGSCSLLSRAVVMGLQAGMSWLRGDLVLLPTVVAMLLLCTSAGPAVPTASSRSGFPADCSHLRKTSPSGVYVIQPAGSPPRVVWCDMDTEGKGWTVVQRNSHDTEITWKQSWTTYKYGFGNVQGDHWLGTEYLHLLTQQGTYKVRFIVRNKANVTHYAEYDIFRVESEASGYPLRLGRFSGDGDDYLTSYHPKKGGIHDNMKFSTTDRDQDQYSGNCANSYGGWWYDRCQNVLLNAKKHILWPGFCDNGDCSSSLILVKPTDVC